A genomic segment from Neodiprion lecontei isolate iyNeoLeco1 chromosome 1, iyNeoLeco1.1, whole genome shotgun sequence encodes:
- the LOC124292636 gene encoding dynein regulatory complex protein 9-like has product MPGDEDLASFFARGDPDRQAVVRGVKNGTEVRLRTWEKDVIVSSLEECLEQMAAILQRNNLKKTGTNLNFVPTDVRYLDLIKSRLLYTSEERAIKDMETKAVFQKLTSDSTKLVNILENTVQELRSSGSFQVLTTIPKSFTDAQTEEYSILTKAEKNNEEVKRLRELIAQERIANESERRKCVEKLSTVLREMEAQQAKGRASIAYVSAWEKARCEQNIARCRFAEKDLRRTLEKLEIDEKNENRITGDIEAFLCDNIAENEELTIGWEKRHDREWTEYTNEIGRLEKKIKLEKTALELLKEEQREKQSFIDTYLAEKEADRRKKELEEHVRKSTIKIQAWWRGVMVRQKFGPYRPEEKKKKRPAKSKK; this is encoded by the exons ATGCCCGGGGATGAAGACTTGGCTTCGTTTTTCGCCCGAGGTGATCCCGACCGTCAG GCGGTCGTTCGTGGGGTAAAAAATGGAACGGAAGTTCGTTTAAGGACCTGGGAAAAAGACGTAATAGTATCGTCCCTGGAAGAATGCCTCGAACAAATGGCAGCGATCCTTCAAAGGaacaatttgaagaaaactgGTACTAATTTGAACTTCGTGCCGACCGACGTGAG GTATTTGGATCTGATCAAGTCACGTTTACTCTACACCAGCGAGGAGCGAGCCATAAAGGATATGGAGACGAAAGCTGTTTTTCAAAAGCTCACAAGCGACAG TACAAAGCTGGTAAACATCCTGGAGAATACAGTCCAGGAGTTGCGGTCAAGCGGATCGTTCCAAGTCCTGACAACGATCCCGAAAAGTTTTACCGACGCACAAACAGAGGAATATTCGATCCTCACCAAAGCGGAGAAAAACAACGAGGAGGTGAAACGGCTGCGAGAGCTAATCGCTCAAGAGAGAATAGCCAACGAATCGGAGAGGAGGAAATGTGTCGAAAAATTGTCGACGGTTTTG AGAGAAATGGAGGCACAACAGGCAAAGGGCAGAGCGTCGATCGCGTACGTTTCTGCTTGGGAGAAAGCCAGATGCGAACAGAACATAGCGCGCTGTCGTTTCGCGGAGAAAGACTTACGCCGAACTCTGGAGAAGCTCGAGATAgacgagaaaaatgaaaatcgtatcACCGGAGACATCGAAGCTTTCTTGTGCGACAACATCGCG GAAAATGAGGAGCTGACAATCGGCTGGGAGAAACGACACGATCGAGAATGGACCGAGTATACGAACGAGATCGGGAGGCTGGAGAAGAAGATAAAGTTGGAGAAAACAGCGTTGGAGCTACTGAAGGAAGAG CAACGAGAGAAACAGAGTTTCATCGACACGTACTTGGCGGAGAAAGAAGCTGATCGCAGGAAGAAAGAGCTCGAGGAACACGTGCGAAAAAGTACGATTAAAATTCAAGCCTGGTGGCGGGGTGTTATGGTGCGCCAAAAGTTCGGCCCGTACAGACccgaagaaaagaagaagaaacgccCGGCTAAGAGCAAGAAATGA
- the LOC107222076 gene encoding ankycorbin isoform X1, whose product MQSESICGNEIEGLDADTLIPVEIVSCDGPQRTRSQEALSIVELGKQLLLGARNGDTETVRDLMCRGAPFTTDWLGTSALHLAAQNNHTETAEVLLRAGISRDARTKVDRTPLHMAAYEGHHQMAQLLLDYGADVDSRDMLRMTPLHWAVEREHAEVMHVLLEHGADANATSKFDKTPISLALEHNRLDLVDVLQQEREILGEHPQHQNQASTAELEVATHSLMQLEAEREREQQLELQQQQEEQQLQQQQQQQQKRKLQTAQTGKKQRMIFQQIRVPSASDEEQEREMIGTDDNESQSHEELEGEEGAEMISGVEQPLRLLQAHGITMIPVDNDSTIVENAMESGQTVVLTEAGKLALNLTRSQHMGMKRLHVTGRRGSSRKVIAIRADQILGQANSSLTPRGPNILKRTTMDNKAGKLFFASLANTTSSKPTLTQAKNIISTPKRKVASPVKTVEPTILQLNDDIEEITEEDNSGDSAVEQVMDIALLNKQLAEARRQAAEYRKQLMKKEEEAEKYKQQLKSITAQTATK is encoded by the exons ATGCAATCTGAAAGTATATGTGGCAATGAAATTGAAGGACTCGATGCGGATACTCTCATTCCG GTTGAGATCGTTTCATGCGACGGGCCGCAACGCACAAGGTCGCAGGAGGCGTTGTCGATAGTCGAGCTAGGGAAGCAACTTTTGCTTGGCGCACGAAATGGCGATACGGAAACAGTTCGTGACCTGATGTGTAGAGGCGCGCCGTTCACAACGGACTGG CTCGGTACAAGTGCCCTTCACCTCGCAGCTCAAAATAACCATACAGAAACAGCCGAAGTATTGCTTAGAGCTGGAATCTCCAGAGATGCAAGAACGAAGGTTGATCGTACGCCGCTTCACATGGCTGCATACGAGGGACATCATCAGATGGCGCAGCTGCTGCTTGACTATGGCGCCGATGTAGACAGCAGAGATATG CTGAGAATGACGCCACTCCACTGGGCGGTGGAACGAGAACATGCTGAAGTTATGCATGTTTTGTTGGAACACGGTGCTGACGCAAACGCGACAAGCAAGTTTGACAAAACGCCAATCAGCCTAGCTCTAGAGCACAATAGGCTCGATTTAGTCGATGTACTTCAACAGGAGCGAGAAATATTAGGAGAACATCCTCAGCATCAGAATCAAGCCAGTACCGCGGAACTGGAGGTTGCGACGCACAGTTTAATGCAACTTGAGGCAGAAAGAGAGCGAGAACAACAATTAGAACTCCAACAACAGCAGGAAGAACAGCAactacaacaacaacagcagcaacagcagaaaagaaaactacaAACAG ctcAAACGGGAAAGAAACAGAGAATGATATTTCAACAAATCAGAGTCCCGTCAGCTAGCGATGAGGAACAAGAACGAGAGATGATAGGTACGGATGACAACGAAAGTCAGAGTCACGAAGAGTTGGAAGGGGAGGAGGGGGCTGAAATGATTAGCGGCGTTGAACAGCCCTTAAGGTTACTTCAAGCTCACGGTATTACCATGATACCGGTAGATAATGATTCTACTATAGTAGAAAATGCTATGGAGAGTGGGCAAACTGTAGTATTGACTG AAGCTGGGAAATTGGCCCTTAATTTGACGAGATCGCAACACATGGGGATGAAGCGATTACACGTCACGGGAAGAAGAGGATCTTCGCGGAAAGTTATCGCCATTCGAGCGGACCAAATATTAGGACAAGCTAATTCTAGCCTCACGCCACGGGGACCGAATATACTAAAGAGAACCACGATGGATAATAAGGCTGGGAAGTTATTTTTCGCTTCTCTTGCCAACACAACTTCCTCAAAACCGACCCTGACGCaagcaaaaaatatcatttccaCACCTAAG CGTAAAGTAGCGTCGCCAGTTAAAACAGTCGAGCCGACGATACTGCAACTGAACGACGATATCGAGGAGATTACGGAAGAGGATAATTCCGGCGACAGTGCTGTCGAACAAGTCATGGATATCGCATTGCTCAACAAACAACTGGCCGAGGCCCGTCGACAAGCTGCCGAATATCGTAAGCAATTAATGAAGAAAGAGGAGGAGGcggaaaaatataaacaacaACTAAAGTCCATCACTGCTCAAACTGCGACGAAATAA
- the LOC107222076 gene encoding ankycorbin isoform X2: MCRGAPFTTDWLGTSALHLAAQNNHTETAEVLLRAGISRDARTKVDRTPLHMAAYEGHHQMAQLLLDYGADVDSRDMLRMTPLHWAVEREHAEVMHVLLEHGADANATSKFDKTPISLALEHNRLDLVDVLQQEREILGEHPQHQNQASTAELEVATHSLMQLEAEREREQQLELQQQQEEQQLQQQQQQQQKRKLQTAQTGKKQRMIFQQIRVPSASDEEQEREMIGTDDNESQSHEELEGEEGAEMISGVEQPLRLLQAHGITMIPVDNDSTIVENAMESGQTVVLTEAGKLALNLTRSQHMGMKRLHVTGRRGSSRKVIAIRADQILGQANSSLTPRGPNILKRTTMDNKAGKLFFASLANTTSSKPTLTQAKNIISTPKRKVASPVKTVEPTILQLNDDIEEITEEDNSGDSAVEQVMDIALLNKQLAEARRQAAEYRKQLMKKEEEAEKYKQQLKSITAQTATK; this comes from the exons ATGTGTAGAGGCGCGCCGTTCACAACGGACTGG CTCGGTACAAGTGCCCTTCACCTCGCAGCTCAAAATAACCATACAGAAACAGCCGAAGTATTGCTTAGAGCTGGAATCTCCAGAGATGCAAGAACGAAGGTTGATCGTACGCCGCTTCACATGGCTGCATACGAGGGACATCATCAGATGGCGCAGCTGCTGCTTGACTATGGCGCCGATGTAGACAGCAGAGATATG CTGAGAATGACGCCACTCCACTGGGCGGTGGAACGAGAACATGCTGAAGTTATGCATGTTTTGTTGGAACACGGTGCTGACGCAAACGCGACAAGCAAGTTTGACAAAACGCCAATCAGCCTAGCTCTAGAGCACAATAGGCTCGATTTAGTCGATGTACTTCAACAGGAGCGAGAAATATTAGGAGAACATCCTCAGCATCAGAATCAAGCCAGTACCGCGGAACTGGAGGTTGCGACGCACAGTTTAATGCAACTTGAGGCAGAAAGAGAGCGAGAACAACAATTAGAACTCCAACAACAGCAGGAAGAACAGCAactacaacaacaacagcagcaacagcagaaaagaaaactacaAACAG ctcAAACGGGAAAGAAACAGAGAATGATATTTCAACAAATCAGAGTCCCGTCAGCTAGCGATGAGGAACAAGAACGAGAGATGATAGGTACGGATGACAACGAAAGTCAGAGTCACGAAGAGTTGGAAGGGGAGGAGGGGGCTGAAATGATTAGCGGCGTTGAACAGCCCTTAAGGTTACTTCAAGCTCACGGTATTACCATGATACCGGTAGATAATGATTCTACTATAGTAGAAAATGCTATGGAGAGTGGGCAAACTGTAGTATTGACTG AAGCTGGGAAATTGGCCCTTAATTTGACGAGATCGCAACACATGGGGATGAAGCGATTACACGTCACGGGAAGAAGAGGATCTTCGCGGAAAGTTATCGCCATTCGAGCGGACCAAATATTAGGACAAGCTAATTCTAGCCTCACGCCACGGGGACCGAATATACTAAAGAGAACCACGATGGATAATAAGGCTGGGAAGTTATTTTTCGCTTCTCTTGCCAACACAACTTCCTCAAAACCGACCCTGACGCaagcaaaaaatatcatttccaCACCTAAG CGTAAAGTAGCGTCGCCAGTTAAAACAGTCGAGCCGACGATACTGCAACTGAACGACGATATCGAGGAGATTACGGAAGAGGATAATTCCGGCGACAGTGCTGTCGAACAAGTCATGGATATCGCATTGCTCAACAAACAACTGGCCGAGGCCCGTCGACAAGCTGCCGAATATCGTAAGCAATTAATGAAGAAAGAGGAGGAGGcggaaaaatataaacaacaACTAAAGTCCATCACTGCTCAAACTGCGACGAAATAA